In Parus major isolate Abel chromosome 8, Parus_major1.1, whole genome shotgun sequence, a single window of DNA contains:
- the PTGS2 gene encoding prostaglandin G/H synthase 2 codes for MCSRGRHLELPSQPRQPSPAMPLLPLALLAALLAAGRAANPCCSNPCQNRGVCMSAGPDRYECDCTRTGYYGQNCTTPEFFTWLRLALKPSPNTVHYILTHYQGAWNIINNIPFLRDTIMRYVLTSRSHLIDSPPTYNSDYSYKSWEAYSNLSYYTRSLPPVGLDCPTPMGVKGKKELPDSNLIVEKFLLRRKFIPDPQGTNVMFTFFAQHFTHQFFKTDHKRGPAFTRALGHGVDLNHIYGETLERQLKLRLRKDGKLKYQMINGEMYPPTVRDTQAEMLYPPHVPEHLQFSVGQEVFGLVPGLMMYATIWLREHNRVCDVLKHQHPDWDDEQLFQTTRLILIGETIKIVIEDYVQHLSGYHFKLKFDPELLFNQRFQYQNRIAAEFNTLYHWHPLLPDTFQIHDQEYTFQQFLYNNSIMLEHGLSHMVKSFSKQSAGRVAGGKNVPAAVQKVAKASIDQSRQMRYQSLNEYRKRFMLKPFRSFEELTGEKEMAAELEELYGDIDAMELYPGLLVEKPRPGAIFGETMVEMGAPFSLKGLMGNAICSPEYWKPSTFGGKVGFDIVNTASLQKLICNNVKGCPFTAFHILPPEPTEATINVSTSKTAMEDINPTLLLKERSAEL; via the exons ATGTGCAGCAGGGGACGACACTTGGAGCTGCCGAGCCAGCCCCGCCAGCCCAGCCCCGCCATGCCGCTGctgcccctggccctgctggccgCGCTCCTGGCCGCCGGCCGCGCCG CCAACCCTTGCTGCTCGAACCCCTGCCAGAACAGAGGTGTCTGCATGAGTGCTGGGCCAGATCGCTACGAGTGCGACTGCACCAGGACAGGCTACTACGGGCAGAACTGCACCACAC CGGAATTCTTCACGTGGCTGAGGCTAGCACTGAAACCATCACCAAACACTGTCCACTACATCCTCACCCACTACCAAGGAGCCTGGAATATCATCAACAACATTCCCTTCCTACGGGACACTATTATGAGATATGTACTAACTT CAAGATCACACTTGATTGACAGCCCACCAACTTACAATAGTGACTACAGTTACAAAAGCTGGGAAGCTTATTCCAATCTTTCCTACTACACGAGAAGCCTTCCACCAGTAGGACTTGACTGCCCAACACCAATGGGTGTTAAAG GCAAGAAAGAGCTCCCAGATTCAAATCTGATTGTGGAGAAGTTTTTGCTGAGGAGAAAGTTTATTCCTGACCCGCAAGGCACAAATGTGATGTTCACGTTCTTTGCCCAGCACTTCACCCACCAGTTCTTCAAGACGGACCACAAGCGGGGCCCTGCCTTCACCAGAGCGCTCGGCCACGGG gtTGACTTGAACCACATTTATGGAGAGACTCTGGAGAGACAACTTAAACTGAGGCTTCGAAAGGATGGAAAGCTAAAATACCAG ATGATCAATGGAGAAATGTACCCGCCGACGGTGCGGGACACACAGGCAGAGATGCTGTACCCACCCCATGTGCCTGAGCACCTGCAGTTCtctgtggggcaggaggtgtTCGGGCTGGTGCCAGGGCTGATGATGTATGCCACGATCTGGCTGCGCGAGCACAACCGCGTCTGTGACGTGCTCAAGCACCAGCACCCCGACTGGGACGATGAGCAGCTCTTCCAGACCACCCGTCTCATACTGATAG GAGAGACAATCAAGATCGTTATAGAGGACTATGTGCAGCACCTGAGCGGGTACCACTTCAAGCTGAAGTTTGACCCCGAGCTGCTGTTCAACCAGAGGTTCCAGTACCAGAACCGCATTGCAGCCGAATTCAACACCCTGTACCACTGGCACCCACTGCTGCCTGACACCTTCCAGATCCATGACCAGGAGTACACCTTCCAGCAGTTCCTGTACAACAACTCCATCATGCTGGAGCATGGACTCTCCCATATGGTCAAATCTTTCTCCAAGCAAAGTGCTGGCAGG GTTGCTGGTGGGAAGAATGTTCCTGCTGCGGTACAGAAAGTGGCAAAGGCCTCCATTGACCAAAGCAGACAGATGAGGTACCAGTCCTTGAACGAGTACAGGAAACGCTTCATGCTGAAACCATTCCGATCCTTCGAAGAGCTTACAG gagaaaaagagatggCAGcggagctggaggagctctaCGGGGACATTGATGCCATGGAGCTGTACCCAGGCCTGCTGGTGGAGAAGCCCCGGCCCGGGGCCATCTTTGGCGAGACCATGGTGGAAATGGGGGCACCATTCTCCCTGAAGGGGCTGATGGGCAATGCCATCTGCTCCCCTGAGTACTGGAAGCCCAGCACCTTCGGGGGCAAGGTGGGCTTTGACATCGTCAACACAGCCTCCCTGCAGAAGCTCATCTGCAACAACGTGAAAGGCTGTCCCTTCACTGCCTTCCACATCCTGCCTCCTGAGCCCACCGAGGCCACGATTAATGTTAGTACCTCAAAAACTG